The genomic region ATCGACAGCTCCGGCGCCGAGCGGCTGCGCGTCGATCGCGACAAGGACGTGACCGTTGTCGTCGCCCCCGACAAGCTCGAAACCCGGCGCTCGACCCCGGACTTCACGTCGGCGCTCAAGCTGCCGAAGGGCGAAGTGATGATTTCGCCGGTCGAGCTCAACCGCGAGAAAGGAACGCTCGAAGACACGCCGAGGCCGCTCCTGCGCTACAGCACGTCGGTCTTCGACAACACGTCGCGGCGCCGCGGCGTGCTGATCATCGGAGTGTCGGTCGACCCGATCCTCAAGCTGATCGCGTCCGCGCCCGAGAAAGGCGAGACGCTGTTCGTTGCCGACTCGGGCGGCGCGTACCTCAGCCATCCGAACTCGGCGAAGCTGTTCGGCAGCGATCGCGACCTCGCCACCGGCGAGAATCTGACCAAGGATTATCCGGAGCTCGGACCGAAGCTGCTCGCGGCAACCGAGCTGTACAAGGACGAAGGCAAGGACGTGCTCACGCTTGCCAGGCCGATTCCGATTCCGGGCGTCACGCGTGGCGGGCTCGGTGTGCTCGTCGACCAGATGCCGACCGAGATCCTGTACGCGAAGGCGTCCGGGCTGCGCACGGTGTTCAACTGGCTCACGCTCCTGGCGCTCGTGCTCGCGCTCGG from Candidatus Limnocylindrales bacterium harbors:
- a CDS encoding cache and HAMP domain-containing protein; translation: MSSMRNKLVLASAAVTLPPLIILGWYGGSRIEGVLRSDGLERLEARISGLSAQVERYLAGVDGDLLLLADTPALAQYLLASDSGDTALIDAARKNLSLAFVRLSEIRGNYYQIRYIDSSGAERLRVDRDKDVTVVVAPDKLETRRSTPDFTSALKLPKGEVMISPVELNREKGTLEDTPRPLLRYSTSVFDNTSRRRGVLIIGVSVDPILKLIASAPEKGETLFVADSGGAYLSHPNSAKLFGSDRDLATGENLTKDYPELGPKLLAATELYKDEGKDVLTLARPIPIPGVTRGGLGVLVDQMPTEILYAKASGLRTVFNWLTLLALVLALGFGLIVAQWVTGPIIKLTQAVERMSKGDLDSPIESVSDDETQKLASAMERLRKSMKLMIDKLSEE